One stretch of Akkermansia massiliensis DNA includes these proteins:
- a CDS encoding Amuc_1100 family pilus-like protein: MSNWITDNKPAAMVAGVGLLLFLGLSVTGYIVNSKRSELDKKISVASKEIKSANAAEITPSRASNEELEKELNRYAKAVTSLETAYKPFLASSALVPTTPTAFQNELKTFRDALIASCKKKNILITDTSSWLGFQVYSTQAPSVQAASTLGFELKAVNSLVNKLTDCGLSKFIKVYRPQLPIENPANNPEEDADEPNQAPWTPMPLEIAFQGNRESVLKAMNAITDSQDYLFTVNSIRIRNERMMPPPIANPAAAKPAAAQPAAGAASLTPADEAAAPAAPAIQQLIKPYMGKEQIFVQVSLNLVHFNQPKAQEPSED; this comes from the coding sequence ATGAGCAATTGGATTACAGACAACAAGCCCGCCGCCATGGTGGCGGGCGTGGGGCTTCTCTTATTCCTGGGGTTATCCGTAACTGGGTACATCGTCAATTCCAAACGCAGCGAGCTGGACAAGAAAATCAGCGTCGCCTCCAAGGAGATCAAATCCGCCAACGCCGCTGAAATCACGCCGAGCCGCGCATCCAATGAGGAGCTGGAAAAGGAACTGAACCGCTATGCTAAGGCGGTCACCAGCCTGGAAACGGCATACAAGCCCTTCCTTGCTTCCTCCGCGCTGGTTCCCACCACGCCCACGGCATTCCAGAATGAACTGAAAACGTTCAGGGACGCCCTGATCGCCTCCTGCAAGAAAAAGAACATCCTGATCACGGACACTTCCTCCTGGCTTGGCTTCCAGGTTTACAGCACCCAGGCTCCGTCCGTGCAGGCGGCCTCCACGCTGGGCTTTGAATTGAAAGCCGTCAACAGCCTCGTCAACAAGCTGACGGACTGCGGACTGTCCAAATTCATCAAGGTGTACCGTCCCCAGCTCCCCATTGAAAATCCGGCGAACAATCCGGAAGAGGACGCTGACGAGCCCAACCAGGCACCCTGGACTCCCATGCCCCTGGAAATCGCCTTCCAGGGCAACCGGGAAAGCGTGCTGAAAGCCATGAACGCTATTACGGACTCCCAGGATTACCTGTTCACGGTTAATTCCATCCGGATCCGCAACGAGCGTATGATGCCTCCCCCCATCGCCAATCCGGCAGCGGCCAAACCTGCCGCCGCCCAGCCCGCTGCGGGAGCGGCATCCCTGACGCCGGCTGATGAAGCGGCTGCGCCCGCAGCACCGGCCATCCAGCAACTCATCAAACCTTACATGGGCAAGGAGCAAATCTTTGTCCAGGTCTCCCTCAACCTGGTCCACTTCAACCAGCCCAAGGCACAGGAACCGTCTGAAGATTAA
- a CDS encoding DUF3313 domain-containing protein, with protein sequence MLFRAVFSAAAILFTGVSCSAGPYRPVSPLITHAAELKEARGSLGGVWCHPSAGQFLWKQQRRQYVYIAPVEISSIRQQFPEASPYLAREFRDSLQKEVRLLIDRNNEKPGNHVRWVLSDRPRTPGVKVSLAIVQLKPTDVGGKVVALGVGIVSPIPGVSFIINHFASGAVGIEGNIVSLDNGTILKEFYGRNRDPINIFSCNSFEEFACDKYNLDRFARQIAEILEEDPSHS encoded by the coding sequence ATGCTTTTCCGTGCTGTTTTTTCCGCCGCAGCTATTCTTTTCACGGGCGTTTCCTGCTCCGCCGGTCCTTACCGGCCCGTTTCCCCGCTCATTACTCATGCTGCGGAGCTGAAGGAGGCGCGCGGCAGCCTCGGCGGCGTCTGGTGCCATCCCTCCGCCGGGCAATTCCTCTGGAAACAGCAAAGGCGGCAGTACGTTTACATCGCCCCCGTGGAAATCAGCTCCATCCGGCAGCAGTTCCCGGAGGCTTCCCCCTACCTGGCGCGCGAATTCCGGGATTCCCTGCAAAAGGAGGTTCGCCTCTTGATTGACCGCAATAATGAGAAGCCCGGCAATCATGTCCGCTGGGTGCTGAGCGACCGCCCGCGCACGCCCGGCGTGAAGGTTTCCCTGGCGATCGTCCAATTAAAGCCCACGGACGTTGGGGGAAAAGTCGTGGCCCTGGGCGTGGGAATCGTCTCGCCGATTCCGGGCGTTTCCTTCATTATCAATCATTTCGCCTCTGGAGCGGTAGGGATTGAAGGCAACATCGTTTCCCTGGACAACGGGACGATCTTGAAGGAATTTTACGGGCGCAACAGGGATCCCATCAATATTTTTTCCTGCAACAGTTTTGAGGAGTTCGCCTGCGACAAGTACAACCTGGACCGTTTTGCCCGGCAGATTGCGGAAATTCTGGAGGAGGACCCTTCCCATTCCTGA
- a CDS encoding DUF3313 family protein, with protein MYGAISRLLLALGTGLVFSCSSSQHMPVSPLITHPLHADSKQSCFQGVWYNPTEQAIWNSPRLKVYVAPINIDYIKARFPKEAPALAEQFRTELQKDIRRVLENKSKQTGGRIKWQLVDRPAPGGVTLYIAMVKLKPTDVGGNIMSDLVSLASPLPGTSLILGNFMSGDVGIEGRLSDMRTGTSIMEFKAYNTDPITLFSVKEFERFAFDQQNLQLFASGISAIFKGGPSSYIPKTGEVDLDPF; from the coding sequence ATGTACGGTGCTATTTCACGGCTCCTGCTGGCGCTGGGAACGGGATTGGTTTTTTCCTGTTCCAGTTCCCAGCACATGCCCGTTTCCCCCTTGATTACCCATCCTCTTCATGCGGATTCCAAACAGAGCTGCTTCCAGGGCGTCTGGTACAACCCCACAGAGCAGGCCATCTGGAATTCCCCGCGCCTGAAGGTGTATGTGGCCCCCATCAATATTGATTATATCAAGGCCAGATTCCCGAAGGAGGCCCCGGCCCTGGCGGAACAGTTCAGGACGGAGCTTCAGAAAGATATCCGCAGGGTGCTGGAGAATAAATCCAAACAGACCGGAGGAAGGATCAAGTGGCAGCTGGTTGACCGCCCCGCACCGGGCGGCGTGACTCTTTACATCGCCATGGTCAAGCTGAAGCCTACGGACGTAGGCGGCAATATCATGTCCGACCTGGTTTCCCTGGCGTCCCCCCTTCCGGGCACTTCCCTGATCCTCGGCAATTTCATGAGCGGGGACGTAGGCATTGAAGGGCGCCTGTCAGACATGCGCACGGGCACCAGCATCATGGAGTTCAAGGCCTACAATACGGACCCCATCACGCTGTTTTCCGTGAAGGAGTTCGAGCGCTTCGCCTTTGACCAGCAGAATTTGCAGCTTTTCGCCAGCGGAATTTCCGCCATTTTCAAGGGCGGACCTTCCAGTTATATTCCCAAGACGGGGGAAGTTGACCTGGACCCGTTTTAA
- a CDS encoding M42 family metallopeptidase: MAIDSDLLKKFSEAHGISGHEDEVRNLVAQELEGCGEFSSDGSGSLFCTNGDSGPRVMLAAHMDEIGFLVQNITANGFLQLVGIGGWWPHTLLSQRVLVKTRSGRSVQGVIGSKPPHFLPEGQRNSVMSMEALFVDVGAESAEQVKNEFGIHLGDPVVPDAAFSPLENPFRVMGKAFDNRAGLSVMIEAFKTLCREGHPNTLIAAATVQEEVGTRGAKTAGVAMRPDCVIVLEGPPADDTPGFTVADSQGALGGGVQIRLFDPTAITNPRLAALAEKTAADAGIPFQLTVRRSGGTDAAALHLSGRGVPTIVLGIPTRYIHAHNGVLDLRDYRAAVELTVALVRALDREAVEALTHYLP; encoded by the coding sequence ATGGCGATTGATTCGGATCTGCTGAAAAAGTTTTCAGAAGCCCACGGTATTTCAGGGCATGAGGATGAAGTACGGAACCTTGTGGCGCAGGAACTTGAAGGATGCGGGGAATTTTCCTCCGACGGTTCGGGAAGCCTGTTCTGCACCAATGGCGATTCAGGCCCCCGCGTGATGCTGGCCGCCCACATGGATGAAATCGGGTTCCTGGTACAGAACATCACGGCAAACGGCTTTCTTCAACTGGTGGGGATAGGCGGCTGGTGGCCGCATACCCTGTTGAGCCAGCGTGTTCTGGTGAAAACGCGTTCAGGCCGCAGCGTTCAGGGGGTGATCGGTTCCAAGCCTCCCCATTTTCTGCCGGAAGGCCAGCGCAACAGCGTCATGAGCATGGAAGCCCTGTTTGTGGACGTGGGCGCTGAAAGCGCGGAACAGGTGAAAAATGAATTCGGCATTCATCTGGGTGATCCCGTGGTGCCGGACGCGGCATTCTCGCCTCTGGAAAATCCGTTCCGGGTCATGGGCAAGGCCTTTGACAACCGTGCCGGCCTTTCCGTGATGATAGAGGCCTTCAAGACATTGTGCCGGGAAGGACACCCCAATACACTGATTGCCGCCGCCACGGTGCAGGAGGAAGTGGGGACGCGTGGCGCGAAGACGGCCGGAGTCGCCATGCGCCCGGATTGCGTGATCGTGCTGGAAGGCCCCCCCGCGGACGATACCCCCGGTTTTACCGTGGCGGATTCCCAGGGTGCCCTGGGCGGCGGCGTGCAGATCAGGTTGTTTGACCCTACGGCCATCACCAATCCCCGTCTGGCCGCCCTGGCCGAGAAAACGGCGGCGGATGCAGGCATCCCCTTCCAGCTGACGGTGCGCCGTTCCGGTGGAACGGATGCGGCGGCCCTTCATCTCTCCGGCAGGGGAGTTCCCACGATCGTGCTGGGAATACCCACCCGGTACATTCATGCCCATAACGGCGTGCTGGACCTGCGGGACTACCGCGCGGCGGTGGAACTGACGGTGGCGCTGGTGCGCGCCCTGGACCGTGAAGCCGTGGAAGCCCTTACCCATTATCTGCCCTGA
- a CDS encoding Amuc_1099 family pilus-like system protein, whose protein sequence is MSEKQNYDKILLASGIVLGLGVAVYGTVTLLGLNDKYKFTTQVSEKAIEPPPGIKKAAEVNQELSASHELKPIAQETQQYVGFVAPNLWIKEGGMEPFDIISGPPIHGNIPNKWFLDNGLENEFVYSDVLTRDPDNDGFTVQEEYEAKTHPNDPNSHPPLVNKLFVDEIKQFGFYLAFTQSDGNDFTFKGMNRARQELWRNIVQPNGKFGTRKNTKDEPRFELVSVASKEFKNPSLDMVETDEEAVVKDLKPTKNGQTYTIRRGTKYVIPIIDKKVNLTIAAGPERDTSFEVEEGADFQIPGDTKQTYTLKTVDNATQTVTIANKTTGEQTTLSKKK, encoded by the coding sequence ATGTCTGAAAAACAAAACTACGACAAAATCCTGCTGGCCTCCGGCATCGTCCTGGGCCTGGGGGTAGCCGTCTATGGTACGGTGACCCTTCTGGGACTGAATGACAAGTACAAGTTCACCACGCAGGTTTCGGAAAAGGCGATTGAACCTCCTCCCGGCATCAAGAAAGCCGCGGAAGTCAATCAGGAGCTTTCCGCCTCCCATGAGCTCAAGCCCATTGCGCAGGAAACGCAGCAGTACGTGGGCTTCGTAGCTCCCAATCTCTGGATCAAGGAAGGGGGAATGGAACCCTTTGACATTATTTCAGGACCTCCCATCCACGGCAACATCCCGAACAAATGGTTCCTGGACAACGGTCTGGAAAATGAGTTCGTTTACTCGGACGTCCTCACCCGGGACCCTGACAACGACGGATTCACCGTACAGGAGGAATATGAGGCTAAAACGCATCCCAATGATCCGAACAGCCACCCACCCCTCGTCAACAAGCTCTTTGTGGACGAAATCAAGCAGTTCGGCTTTTACCTGGCCTTCACGCAGTCGGACGGCAATGACTTCACCTTCAAGGGCATGAACCGCGCCAGGCAGGAGCTTTGGAGAAACATTGTCCAGCCCAACGGCAAGTTCGGCACCCGCAAGAACACGAAAGACGAACCCAGGTTCGAGCTTGTCAGCGTCGCCAGCAAGGAATTCAAGAACCCCAGCCTGGACATGGTGGAAACGGACGAGGAAGCCGTCGTCAAGGATTTAAAGCCGACCAAAAACGGCCAAACCTACACCATCAGGCGCGGCACAAAATACGTCATTCCAATCATTGATAAGAAAGTAAACCTTACTATCGCCGCCGGCCCCGAACGGGATACCAGCTTTGAAGTGGAGGAAGGCGCCGACTTCCAGATCCCGGGAGACACCAAACAGACCTATACGCTGAAAACCGTTGATAATGCTACGCAGACCGTAACCATTGCCAACAAAACCACTGGAGAACAAACAACACTGAGCAAGAAAAAATAG
- the lgt gene encoding prolipoprotein diacylglyceryl transferase, translating into MNLTAYVHDLDPVIWQVTDSIALRWYGVAYLMGFIGGYFLLSWLSRRKLYPIPQDRLADFVTYVAIFGVLIGGRLGYVLFYQIPNHGWSQFLADPLMALRVWEGGMASHGGMIGVGLYTFYYAWKHRVKWVALLDGLAIVAPVGLFFGRMANFINGELYGRIVSPGSAQGMIFPAELSQDPDLFVRVASRIYETPGLLDKLSLSGITVPDRMTAAWVTDRVRDTPAIKEIVGQMMQDHARYPSQLYEAFAEGVLLFAVLWFIRVKFPRAWNGVFCGIFAILYAVGRIVCEEYREPDSPFSMGLTRGQFLSVFLVLVGVAFFVYAFKTRQTVQECTFYDPEKKNKEESAGKAA; encoded by the coding sequence ATGAATTTGACCGCTTACGTACACGACCTGGACCCCGTCATCTGGCAGGTGACGGACTCCATTGCCCTGCGCTGGTATGGCGTGGCCTACCTGATGGGTTTCATCGGCGGATACTTTCTGCTCTCCTGGCTGTCCCGCCGGAAGCTGTATCCCATTCCGCAGGACAGGCTGGCGGACTTTGTCACCTATGTGGCGATCTTCGGCGTCCTGATCGGCGGACGGCTGGGATACGTGCTCTTTTACCAGATACCCAACCACGGCTGGTCCCAGTTCCTGGCGGACCCGCTCATGGCCCTGCGGGTATGGGAAGGGGGCATGGCCAGCCACGGAGGAATGATCGGCGTGGGGCTGTACACGTTCTACTACGCGTGGAAGCACCGCGTCAAGTGGGTGGCCCTGCTGGACGGGCTGGCCATTGTGGCCCCCGTAGGGCTCTTCTTCGGGCGCATGGCCAACTTCATCAATGGGGAACTGTACGGGCGCATTGTATCGCCCGGATCCGCCCAGGGAATGATCTTTCCGGCGGAACTGTCCCAGGACCCGGACTTGTTCGTCCGCGTGGCCTCCCGCATCTATGAAACGCCCGGATTGCTGGACAAGCTTTCCCTCTCCGGAATAACCGTGCCGGACCGCATGACTGCCGCCTGGGTGACCGACCGGGTGAGGGATACGCCCGCCATCAAGGAAATCGTGGGGCAGATGATGCAGGACCATGCGCGCTATCCTTCCCAGTTGTATGAAGCATTTGCGGAAGGAGTGCTTCTCTTTGCCGTTCTGTGGTTCATCCGGGTGAAATTCCCGCGTGCCTGGAATGGCGTGTTCTGCGGCATCTTTGCCATTCTCTATGCTGTCGGGAGAATCGTTTGCGAGGAATACCGGGAACCGGACTCCCCCTTCTCCATGGGATTGACCCGCGGGCAGTTCCTCTCCGTCTTCCTCGTGCTGGTGGGCGTCGCCTTCTTCGTCTATGCCTTTAAAACCAGGCAGACGGTGCAGGAATGCACCTTCTATGATCCTGAAAAAAAGAACAAGGAGGAATCAGCCGGAAAAGCCGCTTAA
- a CDS encoding Amuc_1102 family pilus-like protein: MKSILNTITAMLAAVLFIPAASAQTTSNPRMQVKVTLEKLSLYMRQSPNVMTQDDPRPLPKPKRWADFEMPFKVEAAPVPKSGYIDSLTFKFYIAVVNPDRARQYLKLYKEVKYVNVPVGEATYASVYLSPSSVKRITGSEGGRGKWVKYQGVVVEYNGKIVATYSSERGKMEKWWTIQSPSIVETSYYPLLNKDETPFSVYWYDRYPEIMRPNSQQAAPSPAPFGTPTEAPAADGE; encoded by the coding sequence ATGAAATCCATCCTTAACACTATCACGGCCATGCTGGCTGCGGTGCTTTTCATTCCTGCGGCATCGGCGCAAACCACCAGCAATCCCAGAATGCAGGTGAAGGTCACGTTGGAAAAGCTGTCCCTGTACATGCGCCAGTCCCCCAATGTCATGACCCAGGACGACCCCCGGCCGCTCCCGAAGCCGAAGAGATGGGCGGATTTTGAAATGCCCTTCAAGGTGGAAGCCGCTCCCGTGCCCAAGTCCGGCTACATTGATTCCCTGACGTTCAAATTCTATATTGCCGTAGTCAACCCGGACCGTGCCCGCCAGTACCTGAAACTGTACAAGGAAGTAAAATACGTCAATGTTCCGGTAGGGGAAGCCACGTATGCCTCCGTCTATCTCTCCCCTTCTTCCGTCAAGCGCATCACCGGTTCGGAAGGCGGCAGGGGCAAGTGGGTGAAGTACCAGGGCGTGGTGGTGGAATACAATGGCAAAATCGTCGCCACTTATTCCTCCGAACGCGGCAAGATGGAAAAATGGTGGACCATCCAGTCCCCCAGCATCGTGGAAACCTCCTATTATCCCCTCCTGAACAAGGATGAAACGCCCTTCTCCGTGTACTGGTATGACCGTTATCCGGAAATCATGAGGCCCAACAGCCAGCAGGCGGCTCCCAGCCCGGCCCCGTTCGGCACGCCCACGGAAGCTCCGGCTGCGGACGGCGAATAA
- a CDS encoding Amuc_1101 family PilM-like pilus complex protein — translation MANSRQIVALNVGSQRVSMGVFSKTSKDALILDRYATRLVVLDPSAEGLRLTKIGEAIADLVQELNVKGSVANYSVSGQSVFIRFVKLPALDDTDVEQLIRFEAQQHVPFPLDEVVWDYHLLPAKGLEREAVLVAIKAEDLDSLNDEIVSHNLSTGKVDCALTSLYNAYVDSYPDEKEPVMLIDIGAKSTDLIYSEQGRFFTRSISAGGIFVTSAIAREFNVPFMEAERLKTTSGLVSMSNGQTEGLDPATANLATVIRTAMTRLASEIQRTTNHYRAQMNGSAPVKAYLCGGGASLPYTKEFLEDKLGIPISFFNPMHNVGVGSGVDVNTISREAFILGGLIGTAVNAIGRASLNIDLEPTAIAKKRANQKKMPAIIAGAAIAVLGAAAYAVTGYMGVQKAEETLAGVHPTVTSIKSEQSALRQKEQELKKLDATLASYQQLTLQRYGYADIIKHLLEQSEHKDYPYWFTDFEPLAHFNPEDTTQITGYSVIKDSFTSDKNTSLVDDIRMESSANTSSEDEPSVYSVNAVRLTGFVRRSLGGQRIIQDLQAKIDGNKESLFTFKPGDVKLEARQIMELGAKDAKVDAAAGAFVPFKLVLPLKTPIPVNFNK, via the coding sequence ATGGCTAATTCACGACAAATCGTCGCATTAAACGTAGGTTCCCAGAGAGTTTCAATGGGCGTCTTTTCCAAGACCTCCAAAGACGCCCTTATCCTGGACCGCTATGCTACGCGCCTCGTAGTGCTGGACCCGTCGGCGGAAGGCTTGCGCCTGACGAAAATAGGGGAGGCAATCGCCGACCTCGTCCAGGAACTCAATGTCAAAGGCAGCGTTGCCAACTATTCCGTTTCCGGGCAATCCGTTTTCATCCGCTTCGTCAAGCTTCCGGCCCTGGACGATACCGATGTGGAACAGCTCATCCGCTTTGAAGCCCAGCAGCACGTCCCCTTCCCGCTGGATGAAGTGGTGTGGGACTACCACCTCCTCCCCGCCAAGGGCCTGGAACGGGAAGCCGTCCTTGTAGCCATCAAGGCGGAAGATCTGGATTCCCTTAATGACGAAATCGTCTCCCACAACCTTTCCACCGGCAAGGTGGACTGCGCGCTGACCTCCCTGTACAACGCGTATGTGGACAGCTACCCGGATGAAAAAGAGCCGGTGATGCTCATCGACATCGGCGCCAAGTCCACGGACCTGATTTACAGCGAACAGGGCCGCTTCTTCACCCGCAGCATTTCCGCGGGCGGCATCTTCGTCACTTCCGCCATCGCCCGGGAATTCAACGTTCCCTTCATGGAGGCGGAACGCCTGAAGACCACCAGCGGCCTCGTTTCCATGAGCAACGGACAGACGGAGGGGCTGGATCCCGCCACGGCCAACCTGGCTACCGTCATCCGCACGGCCATGACCAGGCTGGCTTCCGAAATCCAGCGCACCACCAACCATTACCGCGCCCAGATGAACGGAAGCGCTCCCGTGAAGGCCTACCTGTGCGGCGGCGGCGCGTCCCTGCCCTACACCAAGGAATTCCTGGAAGACAAGCTGGGCATTCCGATTTCCTTCTTCAACCCCATGCACAACGTGGGCGTGGGTTCCGGCGTGGACGTGAACACCATCTCCCGTGAAGCCTTTATCCTGGGCGGCCTGATCGGCACCGCCGTCAACGCCATCGGCAGGGCTTCCCTCAACATTGACCTGGAACCCACGGCAATTGCCAAAAAGCGCGCCAACCAGAAGAAGATGCCCGCCATCATCGCCGGAGCCGCCATCGCCGTTCTCGGCGCCGCAGCCTATGCCGTCACCGGATATATGGGCGTGCAGAAGGCGGAGGAAACCCTCGCCGGCGTGCACCCCACCGTCACCTCCATCAAGTCGGAGCAATCCGCCCTGCGCCAGAAGGAACAGGAGCTGAAAAAACTGGACGCCACCCTGGCCTCCTACCAACAGCTCACACTACAGCGCTACGGATATGCGGACATCATCAAGCACCTGCTGGAACAGTCGGAACACAAGGATTATCCCTACTGGTTCACGGACTTCGAACCGCTGGCCCACTTCAATCCGGAGGATACCACCCAGATCACAGGCTACTCCGTTATCAAGGATTCCTTCACGTCGGATAAAAACACGTCCCTGGTGGACGACATCAGGATGGAATCCTCCGCGAACACCTCCAGTGAAGATGAACCGTCCGTTTACAGCGTTAACGCCGTGCGCCTGACCGGGTTTGTCCGGCGCAGTCTGGGCGGCCAGAGAATCATCCAGGACCTTCAGGCAAAAATAGACGGGAACAAGGAATCCCTGTTCACCTTCAAGCCCGGAGACGTAAAGCTGGAAGCCCGCCAGATCATGGAGCTGGGAGCCAAGGACGCCAAGGTAGACGCAGCGGCAGGGGCCTTTGTCCCCTTCAAGCTGGTGCTTCCGTTAAAAACTCCCATTCCCGTGAACTTTAACAAATAA
- a CDS encoding aminopeptidase P N-terminal domain-containing protein, with protein sequence MRYEPLPSSFFAGNRAELASRLPAGSMLILHANDVFPTNADGTFALHQNANLFYLTGIDQEETVLIMTIREDGWDEILLLRETNEQIAIWEGARLTQDQARELSGIRDVRWTNEYDTLLDTLVPVATMVFVEANQHPRCTCPVETRNARMTKELKEKFPDAVLKNVYEIMAEMRQIKKPEEIKALRKACDITNEGFRALLRFIRPGVGEWQIEGFLANEFISRGPRKFSFLPIIASGKDTCVLHYIQNDKRCEDGGLVLMDIGTEYGNYNSDMTRTVPVNGKFTPRQRAVYESVLNMMTYAKSILRPGILKSEYERLVRVFAAGELVKLGLVTPAQVAEKPSDPPIVRKYYMHGCSHFLGLDVHDVGETNPVVLPGMVFTIEPGIYIAEEGIGIRLENDILIGEKENIDLLGDVPLLPDDIERLMAR encoded by the coding sequence ATGAGATACGAGCCGCTACCTTCCTCCTTTTTTGCCGGCAATCGTGCGGAACTGGCTTCCCGCCTGCCCGCCGGCAGTATGCTGATCCTGCATGCCAACGACGTGTTCCCCACGAATGCGGACGGCACCTTCGCCCTGCACCAGAATGCCAACCTCTTTTACCTCACCGGGATTGACCAGGAGGAAACCGTCCTCATCATGACCATCCGGGAGGACGGCTGGGATGAAATCCTGCTGTTGCGTGAAACGAATGAACAGATCGCCATCTGGGAAGGAGCCCGTCTCACGCAGGATCAGGCGAGGGAATTGAGCGGCATCCGGGACGTGCGTTGGACCAATGAATATGATACGCTGCTGGATACCCTGGTTCCGGTCGCCACCATGGTCTTTGTGGAAGCCAACCAGCATCCGCGCTGCACCTGCCCGGTGGAAACGCGCAATGCCCGCATGACCAAGGAACTGAAGGAAAAATTCCCGGATGCGGTTCTGAAAAACGTTTATGAAATCATGGCGGAGATGCGCCAGATCAAAAAGCCGGAGGAAATCAAGGCGCTCAGGAAGGCTTGTGACATTACCAATGAAGGCTTCCGGGCGCTGCTCCGGTTCATCAGGCCGGGGGTGGGGGAATGGCAGATCGAGGGCTTTCTGGCTAACGAATTCATCAGCCGGGGGCCGCGCAAATTCTCCTTCCTTCCTATCATTGCCTCCGGAAAGGACACCTGCGTGCTGCACTACATCCAGAACGACAAGAGGTGCGAGGACGGCGGCCTGGTGCTCATGGACATAGGCACGGAATACGGAAACTACAACTCCGACATGACCCGCACCGTTCCCGTGAACGGAAAATTCACCCCACGCCAGCGCGCCGTGTATGAAAGCGTGCTGAACATGATGACCTATGCCAAAAGCATCCTGAGGCCCGGCATCTTGAAATCGGAATATGAGCGCCTGGTGCGCGTCTTCGCTGCCGGAGAACTCGTCAAGCTGGGGCTTGTCACGCCCGCGCAGGTGGCGGAAAAACCGTCCGATCCTCCCATCGTGCGGAAATACTACATGCACGGCTGCTCCCACTTCCTGGGGCTGGACGTGCACGACGTGGGGGAAACCAACCCCGTCGTGCTGCCGGGCATGGTCTTCACCATTGAGCCGGGCATCTACATAGCGGAGGAAGGCATCGGCATCCGCCTGGAAAACGACATCCTGATCGGGGAAAAGGAAAACATTGACCTGTTGGGGGACGTGCCGCTGCTGCCTGATGACATTGAACGGCTCATGGCCCGGTAA
- the hisG gene encoding ATP phosphoribosyltransferase codes for MSKKLKIALPKGSLQDSTVELFRKAGYNVYVSSRGYRPTCDDDDLELFLIRAQEIGRYVNDGFIDCGITGRDWIYENRADVEVLTDLQYSKATSKPTRWVLVVPENSPITCAEDLQGKRIATEGVGITERWLQEKGIKAHVEFSWGATEVKVPELVDAIVDITETGSSIKANKLRIVDTLMTSYPQFIANRETMQDEWKKQKLESLVMMLRGALEARRKVGLKMNLPAASLNGLVEALPSLRRPTISHLAEEGWLAVETVIDESVVRDIIPQLKALGAEGIIEYPLNKLVY; via the coding sequence ATGTCGAAGAAACTCAAAATAGCACTTCCCAAAGGCAGTTTGCAGGACTCCACCGTGGAATTGTTCCGCAAGGCCGGCTACAATGTATACGTGTCCAGCCGCGGGTACCGCCCGACCTGTGACGACGACGATCTGGAACTCTTCCTGATCCGCGCCCAGGAAATCGGCCGTTACGTCAATGACGGTTTCATCGACTGCGGCATCACCGGACGCGACTGGATTTATGAAAACCGCGCGGACGTGGAAGTGCTGACGGACCTTCAATACTCCAAGGCCACTTCCAAGCCCACCCGCTGGGTGCTGGTGGTTCCGGAAAACTCCCCTATCACCTGTGCGGAAGACCTGCAGGGCAAGCGCATCGCCACGGAAGGCGTGGGCATCACGGAACGCTGGCTTCAGGAAAAGGGCATCAAGGCCCATGTGGAATTCTCCTGGGGCGCTACGGAAGTGAAAGTGCCGGAGCTGGTGGACGCCATTGTGGACATCACGGAAACGGGCAGCTCCATCAAGGCCAACAAGCTCCGCATCGTGGACACCTTGATGACCTCCTATCCCCAGTTCATCGCGAACCGGGAAACGATGCAGGACGAATGGAAAAAGCAGAAGCTGGAAAGCCTGGTCATGATGCTCAGGGGCGCTCTGGAAGCCCGCCGGAAAGTGGGTCTGAAAATGAACCTCCCCGCCGCTTCCCTCAATGGTCTCGTGGAAGCCCTGCCGTCCCTGCGCCGCCCCACCATCTCCCACCTGGCGGAAGAAGGCTGGCTGGCCGTGGAAACGGTCATTGACGAATCCGTCGTCCGGGATATCATTCCGCAGCTCAAGGCCCTCGGCGCGGAAGGCATCATTGAATACCCGCTCAACAAGCTGGTCTATTAA